The sequence AGGACCATAGAGATCTAGTTGACTCTACTCTATATTTCCTTCATCCATACAAATGGAATCCGaactaagatataattttttcCCTCCAGGAATGATAGCCATCAGATGGTTGTTGACCTCTTCAACGATGTCTATTGTGGGAGCCAGTATAGTTCTTGCTTTGAAAAAATCCTTTGAGGACATGTTttccaaaatatttggataaaaaaaatgaaccaactcatcaaatgcTTGGTCTGAagaaggaataacaatatctaCTGGAAGACATATCTCATATTCACCATCCATATTGTCACCTATTAGACCATCACCAACTTTCAATAACCACTCACCAAATTGCTCTGTCTCATCTTGATCTGAAGCAGTCTTCTCTACAGAGAGTCTTATGttttttgttagtttgagcaCCTGACAAAACTTCCAAAGGTAAGACAAATTCACGGTTGAATGAACGATATCTTGTCTCGATCCTCGTGGAATGACAGGAAGAATTTGTCTAAAGTCTCCACCTAGTAcaaccacttttcctccaaagGACAAATCTTTGCTATATGTTGGAGAACACCTCAGGATATCACCCAAGCATTTATCAGGCACTTCATAGCAGTACCTACTAACCATTGAAGTTTCATCCCAAATTATAAGTTTGGCTTTCAACAGCAACATTGCTTGAGGGGAACCAGGTTTGATGTTACATACAGAATCCTCAGTTATGTTCAGCGGTATTTTGAACCCTGAGTGTGCCGTTCTTCTATTGGGAAGAAGTAAAGATGCAATACCACTCGAAACAATGTTTAACACTATATCACCCCTTGAGCGAATCTCAGCAGACATAAGGTTCCAGAGAAATATTTTTCCAGTACCCCCATGACCATACACAAAGAAAAAACTCCCCTTCATCACAATACACAGCTGTAACAATTTTATCGAATGCATATCTCCGCTCAATTGTTGCGATGGCTAACATGTCTGAGGCATTTTTCTTTAAATCATCCCTGTTAAAGTTTAGCTCTTCCCTAATAACCCTTTTGGTTAACAAAGAACTATCAACTTCAGTTGCTAAAGGCATTGGAGGATAGTCTTTCAAGGTTTTACCATAGGAATGTAAGATCTTGTCTATATCCATTAAGCACAACTGCTTAATCTCATCATCTGACATTGTTAATTCTGCATATTATACGATACTGtaaaaattcaatcaaactaaaaatgatcAATAAGGAAGAACTTTTATCATTGTAATTAATAAAAACCCACCCCTCATGTTCATCACAGCTCTCTGTCGATACAAAATATCATCTGAGAGTTCATACCAACATCTATCCCAGACATGTTCTGGTCTTGAGATATTGTTGGATATTAATAGAATGACAAATAACCTCGTAACATATGATCCTGAGGCCTATGAGCTTGCTTTCTTAATTGCATCAATGAATTCTTTGTCATCTTGCAAGAGTCCAAGGGCGAAGTATGCATCTCTATACATAGCATAAATTGTTCCTCTTACTGTTCTTATATCTCGAAAACTCATACATCCTCTTTGAGTATTCAAGAGAAGTCGTTAGTAATATTCTTCAATATTTGTTGCAAAAAATTTGGTTAAAATCCCACTTTTAAGTTGTTAAATGGATTAAGCTAcgctattttaattattatgtagCTACACATCCGCATAAGAATAATTTtcctaaaaaatatagaaaaataaaaaaattgtataatctaCAGATTATAACTGTTGAAAGTTATTTGAACATTTATTTTCTAGTGTAGATAAATCGAATAAAATGGACGTGGGATATAGGctgttaagattttaaatttaagttATTAAATAAGTAAGatcaaaattgaatataaacTCGTCATTACCTGTAGGTACATGAGTCTTCCAATTGCGAAGCCTTTCTTTCGAGGAAACCACTTTGAAGAATCGTCCTTCCAAACAAACTTGGTTGGAAACTCGGCATAAGTCAGACTTCGAGCATAGGGATATGACATGTTCGCCGCCATCCATCCCAAAAACATGGACTTATGAGATATTGCTCTTTCGACGATATCATTCACATTAGAAGTTTCACCATAAACTACATGTTGCTCATCCACCAAATGAAATGGAAGTCTAATCACAAATGGTTCTTTCTCTTGAATTTCGTATCTAAATAGACGCCAGACTGCCTCACATGCCGAAATGTACCTACAATCGTAGTAATTCCTAATTTCCCTCAACAACTTGTGTGGCTTCTGACGGATCACCAGCATTGTATAGAGTAGTTGTTACGTGGTCATTACCCTTGTGTACATACTTAAACAGATACTTAATAGAACTTGTTTGGCATGTGTATTCCACATTTATGTGGCACCCGAACTTGAGCAACAATTCTGGATTATACGGAACAATGAACTTATTGTCTAGTACACAttccttttctttactgttcGACCGTTATCAGTACGCCTATATTTGGAAAATCCGGTCTCATCAATGAGTGTTTACTGTCTAAACTCTTTAGGATAGAACTTTGAACATGATCCATTCTTTATGCAAGGTGAATTCTTGTTGTATGGACCACATGGACCATATACCATGTAATTTTGAATAGCTCCATGTAGATTTGGCCTTTTATTTTCATCAGGAATCTCAACTGTTATAGATTTGGCCTTTTATTTTCACGTCAATTtcagagaggagaggagagaagTGTGGGAGTGGGAATGGGTTACGGGCTTAAGCCGTTGGggattcagttttttttttttaagtcaaagcgGCACCGTTTGAAGGAGTTATTAACAAACTGAAAACTCTTTAAAAAAAACCAACCAGTTCTAACGGTTCACCGATTAATCACATATACGACCGGTTTTGTAATGAGTTTTTTTGTCAGACGATTTACTCATAACATCTGTTAagtcatttttaaattttataaaattatttataataattacaaaaagtgctcataataaaaaatttcaaaattttataaaaatattttatttaaaattgttaATAAAATCTTAGTTGTACTctgtttcaaaataaataattataatgatATTAGTATTTTATACAACAAcccatacaaaaaaaatttaaatttcatacAATATTTTTTCGttcatttttaatagctcataaatacaaaaaaaaatattgtacagaatttaaattatttttgtattaatttttatataaaatatccaTAACATTATAATTATTCAGAAGTTGCATATAATTCGAACcttatgaatttaatttactaCGTATTTGCCTAAATCGAATTTattcaattcgatttatatagagatGCAAATtcgatttatttaatttaatttatttttgtatgtGGTATATATGATTTGATTGAAAGAGCAACAATTTATAATTTTACCTAGCATCAATAAATGCAAATTATGATTTGATTCTTCTATAATTTTATCTAGCATCAATAAAATTCCACTATCActggtttttaaaaaaattaaaatctaaaacgatggttaaaaataaataaagagaatAGATTTAATTCTTCTATAATTGTATgcgttttttttttctgatttgtgTTTTTATCACAATCTACAAGTTCTATATTTTATAACTTAACGATAATTCATATatagtatataaataaatttaattagaataaataacaatttatttattttattttagactttataAATGAAAAGACTAATTTACCAATATAACGAATTATAATTaatgtaatataattaattaagtaatataaattataataaattatattaattatattaatatttaaatatctaatgaaatcaattagttgatataattaagtcagtgcaataaattgtattgaatgagttaaaaCAATTAAATCGAAAAACACTCTCCAAAATATGCCACGTCAGTTTTATCATTAAGTACAGacatccgatttttatataatagaatagataactTATTTTGCCAACAAAAGGAATATGCATGGAGACTTAAAATTAGCGGGTAGGGCGGGCCCGGGGGCGGGGGGAACATCACACATCAGACATTAGTTATTAGTGCAAAATGCAACCGTgattaaattaatatatatagtCTCCAATATGAAGTTCGAATTTTGAAACTCTAGGCTACGACTATATAATGAGTTATATATTGGAAGACAATTAAATAGTTGTTTAATTAGTATGCTGATATTATATGTATAAAATATGGGGCACCGATAGTTAGATACAAAGACATGATCAATTGGAACAAGTATTGACGCAGTCATTATTGACCAACTCCATCATCCCAAAGTCAAAATTAAAGCTTTACATTATcagtcaattaaaaaaataaagtctAGAGAATCAAAGTACCAATCAATTTTATCAACTACAATGTAAACAGTAATAAAAAGAtttaataatacaaaaaaaatatcataTGATCTCATCCAAATCTGATCAtaataatttgattttttattattattcactataaaaataaaaaaataattgtacACTCTATTTTTTTCCACCACTTTTACTCACGTTATCGTCTTTTTCTCCCATTTTACTCATGCCATCATGTCACCCCACAAACGGTTCGACTCTATCGTGTCCTCTACTACAGGTGTTGTTTACATGACGCTAGTGTCAGCTCGAAAAAATCCTCTTTTACTATTAAAAGATtgtttattacagacggatttatagataaatttgatttttattatagAAAATTTTTGGTTACCAACAGATTTTGTCCATCGATAAAAACTTCATCGAAAATTATTTATCGACTGATTTTTTTCGTCGATAATTTACCGATAGATTTATTTCTGTTATTGATAAATTTTTCTTCGATAATCGTCCCCTATATTTCACTAGAAACATCAGATTTTTTGACAGATTTTTTGTCGGTAACTAACGTCAAATTTTTTGATAGATTTTTTGTCGGTAACTAGAGTTAAATTTTTTGATAGATGTTCTATCGGTAATTGGATCGTGGAAAAGCATTTACAACTCTGAATACAGACGAATTTTCTGTTTGTAAATCcatcagtaaggtaaaatagattattttttagatttttctattaTAAAATAAACCTGTCTtcatacaaaaataaatataaatttaataaagacAAATTTTTCTCCAATTTTCATCTAACTTGTATTCAAACATTCAtagtatttcaaaaaataaacaacttTAACGTATTATCAAACTagaagaaaagtactataaacaagtaAGTCAATTCAATACATAAACAAAGTacattgatacatcaactataatcgACAATGTattgttcaaccatactaaaaATATCAGCTATAATCCTTATCATCTTTATCCTCATCATCATAATAGTTCTCATCCGAAGAGAATGAGGATTATGGTGGCGGCGATGGTAGTAGAACAGCACTGGAACTACTTAATACTCTAACTTTTTGTAATAACTAACATAAACCGCATTCCATCTCTTCTGTTTCAGCTTCTTTTTCTTGGCTTTTTCAATTTATCCATTCTAACTTCTCTAATTTTTTGTGAGTCTTTTCTAAAAGAGTCAAGCGAATATCTAACAACTTATTAATATGTTAATCTGTTTGTTAAGTAACATGCTAAAAAAACTCTTCACTGAGATTATGAATCTGTTCgctcaaaacaacccacaccggAAGCACTGTTGCTGTGCATCCCTGCAAAGTATTCGTCATTAAAAGCTATAAaccataaaactaataaaagtgaCTAGAAAGCAATCcacaaagataaaaaaaaatgtttcctAGATCAGAGGAGAATACCTCACAATCGTGATTCATGCCTGCTTCTATTTGAGAAAATGCATCTCAAAGAATTTCTGAAGCATCACGAAGTGATAAAACCCTCTCTCGAgctaatgaatttgaaaataaattggcaaataTCTCAGAAAAAAGTCTGAAACAAGGAacaatagaagaaaaagaaataaagaaaaaaaaagtaatgcATCAATTATTAGATCCATAACAGTCATAATCATGCATGTCCCATAAAAATTAGGAAGATAAATATTAATGGAAGTTGTTGGAAAATTGATTATTAAGCAATACCTTTtgtgaaaatttattttttttttttggtctaatcttggtttctaagattttttttacATTCGGAAGTTTTGAGGAAAGAGCATAGAAGAAGCAATCAAGAATAGATAAAATGTTAAAATTACTAACCTGCTAGCAGATTTGGCAGCCCTATCTCCACCATGCCCATCGCAAATGCCAAACACTCCAAATTGCAGATTGGAAACATAGGCAGGTTAAATTAGAAAACTCTTGTGAATAGaagtgaaaaattaaaaaagaaaatgtaAAAGAAACCTTAATTGAATGAGTATTATGAATAAGTCCCAAACCTGATCCCACCCAAGCAGAGACCATTCATAATAGCAAACATCCTGCATAGGCAGCTTTCTAAATCCTCGACGCAAAGCCATTGGATCTGTTGCCATACCATCCCAAAGGGAATATGCTGCTAATTTTGCTTAGTAATATGAACCTGAAATGCATTAAAGTCACATAAGAAACTCATCGCAAATACCAAACACTCTAAATTGCAGATTGGGAACATAGGCAGGTTAAATTAGATAACTCTTGTGAATAGAAGtgagaaattaaaaaagaaaatgtaAAAGAAACCTTAATTGAATGAGTATTATGAATAAGTCCTAAACCTGATCCAACCTAGGCAGAGACCATTCGTAATAGCAAACATCCTGCATAGGCAGCTTTCTGCCTCCTCGACGCAAAGCCATTGGATCTGTTGCCATACCCATCCCAAAGGGAATATGCTGCTAATTTTGCTTAGTAATATGAACCTGAAATGCATTAAAGTCACATAAGAAACCCATCGCAAATGCCAAACACTCCAAATTGCAGATTGGGAACATAGGCAGGTTAAATTAGATAACTCTTGTGAATAGAAGtgagaaattaaaaaagaaaatgtaAAAAGAAACCTTAATTGAATGAGTATTATGAATAAGTCCCAAACCTGATCTAACCCAGGTAGAGACCATTCATAATAGCAAACATCCTGCATAGGCATCTTTTTGCCTCCTCGACGCAAAGCCATTGGATCTGTTGCCATACCCATCCCAAATGGAATATGCTGCTAATTTTGCTTAGTAATATGAACCTGAAATGCATTAAAGTCACATAAGAAACCCATCGCAAATGCTAAACACTCCAAATTGCAGATTGGGAACATAGGCAGGTTAAATTAGATAACTCTTGTGAATAGAAGtcagaaattaaaaaagaaaatgtaAAAGAAACCTTAATTGAATGATTATTATAAATAAGTCCCAAACTTGATCTAACCCAGGCAGAGACCATTCATAATAGCAAACATCCTGCATAGGCAACTTTCTGCCTCCTCGACGCAAAGCCATTGGATCTGTTGCCATACCCATCCCAAAGGGAATATCCTGCTAATTTTGCTTAGTAATATGAACCTAAAATTCATTAAAGTCACATAAGAAACCCATCGCAAATGCCAAACACTCCAAATTGCAGGTTGGGAACATAGGCAGGTTAAATTAGATAACTCTTGTGAATAGAAGtgagaaattaaaaaagaaaatgtaAAAGAAACCTTAATTGAATGAGTATTATGAATAAGTCCCAAACCTGATCCAACCCAGGCAGAGACAATTCATAATAGCAAACATCCTGCATAGGCAGCTTTTTGCCTCCTCGACGCAAAGCCATTGGATCTGTTGCCATACCCATCCCAAAGGGAATATGCTGCTAATTTTGCTTAGTAATATGAACCTGAAATGCATTAAAGTCACATAAGATTTTATAAGAGCACACAAATTTAACTACAATAGCATATCATTCCAAGTATCTGTGTGTGAAAGAGAACAATATAGTTCCAAGCAAACAAAATAACTTATGGTATGTTTCGTTGGAAGGtgaaaagggtggaaaattttcATTAAAGAGCTCCATATGTAAAAATAGACATAAGATCATCATGTAAAGGAGATTCCGGCATAATACTTACAATTGCTTTTGATGTTGTTCCAAGTGTTATGATATCTCCATTATCAAGATCCACCAGATCACTCCAATGCCTGCTTCCAGTCTTTGCATTGTTGATTGGCTGAGATTTCAACTGTGTTCCATTTAAGCTACCCATATCTACCAAATCCCACCTCAATTTCTGAAAAATCCAATCTAATAATTATTATTGCACTGTGTACATATAGAAAACATTCAAATAGAAGTCTCCAAGAATAGAAAAGGGATCTACATCCACATTCCAGTTTATTTGAGCATGCTTTCCTGACACTTCTGAATTATTTAGCAACAAATCACTTGGAGAAACTTTTCCCAAAGTTAGTGGTAGAAGAAAGGTATTTGTTAACTAGACAGAACAACGAAGTCCACGAGAAGAAATTTAGGACAAAAATTTAAAGTtatcaaaaatcaaataataattttattaaatatcaatgatcttaatataataaaaagcaaaacaaagtagaataaaatagaATATACATGAAATAAATTAAATCCTTAAACCCTATGAATTCCGATAATCATCGTTGTCGTCCTCTTCCCCCTGCTAAGACGGCGGAGTAGATGCTGATGTCGGTGCTCCACCAGCGGCGTTGCTGCTGGTATTAGTAGCACCGTTGCCTCAAGTGTGCATCTGCTCCTTGTACACTTCTATATGCTCGTGGTATTAGCAAACGCTCCAGCCGCTCTAACTTCTCCGTTAGGTCCAAGCTGATGGCAACGACTCCTCCCACACGTACAAAAAGCTTGTTGTACCTCTACTCAAATTGTTGAACTTGTTGGTGAAGCTCCTGTGTGAGCTTCTATACCTCCTCTCTCAAGTCGACTACTTCTTCGGGATCGACAGGGCTGGTGGTAGAGGCAGATGTAGATGAAACTGCTAAAGCAGAAGTGCGAAGGCCACTGACAAAGAACGACCCCAACCCGAAGATACGATTCTTGTAGGGTTCAAAGGCAGTCTCGCGCCAAACCCTATCAGGATCTACCATCGAGGCATCGAAACTGGCAGGGTCGTCCCCACTAGGAAACTGAGATTGCTGGGTTGCAACCTTCAATCTATGCGTGTAGTCCTCTTATTTAACACACATTGTGATTAGGATGATAGTTAATTGACTTTAAACCGAATAAATTTCAAAGTTAGAATTAATTAAAACTCACATAATGAGTCGCAGACTACTCATAAGAAAATCTCACCTTATTGGCCTTTAACATATGGGTATACATGAAAGTCTCTGCCAATATCGTCTTACAATCCAACGACTTATACTACACATATTGAAaccaactaataaaataaatcaagtaacaattagttcaagtaataattaataaatattaacaaATAAATTACATACCAGTTTGCTCTTGAGGAATAGCCTACCGCGGGCCTGTCGCTGGAGCTGTAGAGGGCGGATGAGGCGTAACAGAAGGAGGTACGTAGTTTGGATTCGAGACCATGATG is a genomic window of Arachis ipaensis cultivar K30076 chromosome B06, Araip1.1, whole genome shotgun sequence containing:
- the LOC107647061 gene encoding uncharacterized protein LOC107647061, which encodes MLVIRQKPHKLLREIRNYYDCRYISACEAVWRLFRYEIQEKEPFVIRLPFHLVDEQHVVYGETSNVNDIVERAISHKSMFLGWMAANMSYPYARSLTYAEFPTKFVWKDDSSKWFPRKKGFAIGRLMYLQRAVMNMRELTMSDDEIKQLCLMDIDKILHSYGKTLKDYPPMPLATEVDSSLLTKRGSFFFVYGHGGTGKIFLWNLMSAEIRSRGDIVLNIVSSGIASLLLPNRRTAHSGFKIPLNITEDSVCNIKPGSPQAMLLLKAKLIIWDETSMVSRYCYEVPDKCLGDILRCSPTYSKDLSFGGKVVVLGGDFRQILPVIPRGSRQDIVHSTVNLSYLWKFCQVLKLTKNIRLSVEKTASDQDETEQFGEWLLKVGDGLIGDNMDGEYEICLPVDIVIPSSDQAFDELVHFFYPNILENMSSKDFFKARTILAPTIDIVEEVNNHLMAIIPGGKKLYLSSDSICMDEGNIE